The Streptosporangiales bacterium region TTGACGGACATCAGTAGCCGTAGTCCGTCCCACCGTCGCCAGTGCTGCTGCTTGGCGCGCCACCGTCAGTGACATTCACCTCGATCTCGGCCTTGTCGCCCGCCGGCGAGTGATCGGCGTGCTGCTTCGTGACGTTGATCGTGTGCTCGCCCTTGGAAACACCCTTGATCACGAATGAGCTCTTGGTGACGACGGTGTAGTCGGTCTCCTTGCCATCGATGAAGATGTGGACGTGGTCCTTGCCCGTATCCGTGGCCCCGATGTCACCGGCGTCGAACTTCAGCGTGAAGGGTTGTTGGACCGATGCGCCGTCCTTGGGCGATGTGATCGTGAGCTTTCCGGCGTCATCGCCACTGCCTCCGGTCCCGCCAGAGCTGCCGCATGCGGCGACGAGAACCACGACCGCGGCCATCGCACCGAACATCGATACCCGTCTCTTCATGAACTGCTCCTCGTCAACGCCGTGGACTCCGCGGCAACTGCCTTGTCCAGCCCGCGGTACCGCTCCTGTGCGGTATTACGTAGATAGCCATGACGATGGTTCAATCCTGGCCGGCGATCGGTGCGGTAGCCAGCGGACGTGTGGGTTCGAGACGGAGGCGGTCACCAGTGCCGATGATGCGCGCAGTGGAGCGGTCCGTCTGTCGCAGTGCGGGTTGGGGCTGGCTCGCCAGCAGGGTCATCCTGCCGCGAGCGTTGGCAGGCGTACGGCCCGCGGGAGATGTCCTGGAGATGGGCTGCGGCGGTGGCGCGATGGCGGCTGAGATGCTCGCCGCTGATCCGGCAATCACGCTCACCGCCCTCGACATCGACCCGTCGATGGTCGACGCCACCATGCGCCGGCTCGGGCCGTACGGGCACCGGGCACGCGCGATAGAGGCCGACTGCGCCGACCTGCCGTTCGAGGCAGGGTCCTTCGACACTGTCGTCTCCTTCCTGATGCTGCACCACGTCGGCCGATGGGAAGACGCCCTGGGTGAGGTGGTCCGCGTACTGCGTCCCGGCGGACTCCTCGCCGGATGCGACGCGCTCGACACCAGGGTGGCCCGCTGGTTCCACCAGGCGCAGGGGGCACGGTTCAGGTCGGCAGGACACGCGGAACTGCGACGCCGACTCGAATCGCTCCCCCTGGAACGGATCGCGATACGCACTCACCTCGGCGGAGTCATCGCCACGTTCAGTGCTCGACGCGCCCCGGGAACCGGTAGGTAGCCAGCACGGCCCCCATGCGCCGGCCTGAACCCCAAGGGCCAAGACGGCGTAATAGACGATGTGGGAACAGCTAGGAGCTACGACGACGAGCTCTTGGGGATGCTTTACCAAAAGTACTATGCCGCGCTTCTCCATTACGCATTGCGCCTTTCTGACGGCGATCGGCAGCATGCGGAGGACGTCACCCAGGAAGCCTTGTTCCGCGCGTGGCAGCATGCCGACGCGCTGGAGGCGGACGAGGCTCTCCGGTGGCTCTACACGGTCGCCCGCAATGTCGCTATCTCCATGCTCCACCGCGGGCGGCGACACCGGATCATCGAGGTGGAGTTCGATCAAGACGGGACCAACACATCCGACGACGAGCTCGAGCGGGTCCTGGAGTCGTGGCAGGTGATCGAGGCCCTGAAGACGCTCACCGACAACCATCGCGCGGTCCTGGTCGAGTTGTTCTACCGGCGGCGGTCGATGGTGGAGGCGGCCGAGGTCCTGAAGGTGCCGGTCGGGACGGTGAAGTCCCGCAGCCACTACGCGCTTCGCGCCCTGCGTGACGCACTGAGCGAGCGAGGAGTGATCACACCATGAGCTGCGCGGCTTCCGTGACGCTTGGCGCGTACATACTCGGTGCGGTGGGCGGCGAGGAGAGGCGCGCCATCGAGGAGCATCTCGAGACCTGCCAGACGTGCAAGAAGGACCTGCTCAACCTCGCTCCTCTGCCCGGCCTGCTGAGCCGCGTATCGGTGGAGGACGTGACCGAACCCCGGCCGGTACCGGCGGTGCCTCGCCCACGTCCGCGGCGAAGGCTCCGAACCTGGGCGCGCCGGTTGGCGCTCGGCTTCGCCTCGCTCGTCATGTTCGCCGCCGGAGGACTCGCGGGGGGGTTGGTCACCGCCGGTCCCGGGCCGACCGAACCCCGCCCGGCGCACATCGTCTGGACCGGCGCCGATCAGGCCGGCCGCCTTCAGGGGTCCGCCGCGCTCACCCCGCACGCTTGGGGAACCGAGATCGGCCTGCGGCTGCGGCAGGCGAGGCTACGCGCCGAGTGCACGATGGTCGTCAACGCTCGCGGCGGCAGCCGCGACGTCGCCGGTTCATGGGTGATCACCTCCTATCCCGCTGGTGAGATCACTGTGGCGACGTCGACCCGCCTGCGTGACATCGCGTCGCTGGAGATCTACACCAAGGCGGGACAGCGGCTGCTCCGTCTGACCGGCGATACGCGCTCTCCTTCGATTACCGCCACCCACAGCTGAGAACGTGGCACGCCCGGAAGGTTTCGATCAGCACTACCGCCAAGCTGCGCTCGGTGTACTGGCCAGGTTGCCGGCGTCGGAGTGGGGCACGAGCCCCGGTGACGTCGTGGCTGGTGCAGCCGCGGCGCATCGAGCGGCAGGTCGGTGCGCATGGTGCGAGAGACACGCCAGCCGACGATCATTCGGGAGAACACGTCGATCGCGGAGGCGACGTAGACGAACCCGGCCTCCAGCAGGCGACATGAGGTGAAGTCGACGACCCAACGTCGGTTCGGGGCGGTGGCGGTGAAGTCCCGCGCGACGAGGTCTGCCGCGCGTGCCGTGGAGGTGCTGGACTTCTTGCAGCCCAGCGGTTCTCGTCAGCCGCTCGACCGTGCATCGGGCCACCGGGACACCATCCTGGCGGCGCAGCCGGTGGTAGACCTTCCCGGCCACGTACGGGCCCCCGCGATGCCTCGTGGACACCGACGATCTCGGCCAGATCCAGCACCGTCCGCCGGAACTCGGTGGATAGCCACGCCTCCCGTACCACTCCTCCAAGATCAAGTGGCACAAGAAATCCAGCAACCCACCCTCCGAACAACCCAGGACACGCCAAGACCCTCCAACCCGGGGTGGTTCACCTCTGAGAAGCCCGGCGTGTCACCACCAACAGCCAGCAAACCTCATTGTTCAGTTGCCACCTCGCCTCCGGACTGATCCGCCGAGCCATCGGCGGCGTCTTCCGAGCCGCGCGGCAAGCCAGCGGTGACGCGTTGGTGCCTGATCGGATCAGGTAGCGACGAGTAGGCCGGTGGCGTACATGATCAGGAGGCCGGCGGCGAGCCCACCGGCGATGGCCGGGTCTATGATCTTGCCGGCGTGGTTGCGCAGGCTGGGCGCGATCTGGATGACGACCTGGACGATGGCGCCGACACCCACGCCGAACAGCAGAGACGCCAGCGCGGTGTTGTCGACGGCGGCGCCGACCACTGCACCGACGATCGCCGGCGCACCGGCGAGGAGGCCGAGGAAGAGGAGGCGGAGTAGGGAGGGTCGTTGCCGTGTCAGCGGCGCGACGACCGCGAGGCCCTCGGTGGTGTTGTGCAGAGCGAAGCCGACAACCAGCGCGGTTCCCAGGGCCAGTTCGCCGACGGCATATGCCGAGCCGATCGCCAGTCCCTCCCCGAGGTTGTGCAGTCCGATCCCGATGGCGATCATCAGCGCCAGCCGCCAGCCGTCCGGGCTGTCCCCGGCCCGTCTGCGGGACCGGCTCCGCAGGAAGCGGTCGACCGCGGTGAGGGCCAGGAACGCCAGCCCGGCGCCGAGGAGGACCAGCACTGGGCCACCGAAGGCGCCTCCGGACCGCTCGGCCAGTTCGAGCCCCTCGACGGCCGCGTCGACGGCGAGGAAGGCGAGCAGTCCGACGGTCAGCGCGAGCAGCACCCGAACCGCCGACCGGCCGGCCCTGCGCAGCGCGGGCAGGAACGCCATCCCGAGTGCCACCGGGATGATGCCGACGTAGGTTCCGAGCAGCACCATCAGCGCCAGCAGTCCGCCACCGGTGGCGGGAGTCTCCGCTGCGGCTGGGATCTCGTGCTCGACGACGGCACCGGAGGACGTCAGGACCGACACCAGATAGGGCTGGCCGTCCTGCCACGGATAGGCCAGGCGCACGGTGTCCGTGGCCAGCCGGCTCAGCGGTTCGGTGGAGCCGGTGAAGCCGACGTAGGTGTCGTTGACGGAGATCTGGGCGATCTGCACCGGATCCGGTCCGGTGTTGCGCACCACGAGCTCGATGACGCCGGGTGACAGCACGGTGCGCTCGACCGTCAGCCGCTCCACCGGTGGCCCGAGACGCTCGGGCAGGCTACGGCTACCGGCCAGGACGAGCGCGGTCATGGCGACCGCGACGGTCGCGAGGGTGGCGACCACGAGAATCCAGGCCGGGAGCTGCCCGCGGGTCCGCGCGGCGGTCACCCGGTCACCTCGAAGAAGCCCATCCAGCCGAGATCGGCGAACTCGGTCTTGTGCGCGTGGAACATGAACTTCCCAGGGTGGGGGAACCGCACCTCGCAGATGCCACGCTGCCCTTGCGCCTGGCTGACCGTGTCGGTGAACTCGCTGGGTTCCAGCCGGGTGCCGGTCGGGTAGTAGTCGAAGAAGTTCCCGTGCAGGTGGAAGCTGTTGATCGGGTCGTACTCCAAGACGTTGACCAGATAGATCCGCACCAGCTCACCGCGCTTCACCCGGACCGGTTCGTGCATGTAGTGGAACGGGATCCCGTTGACCGCGTAGAGCTGGTTGCCCTGGGCGTCGAAGGTGGTGTTGTAGCCGTGCATCACCATCACCAGCTCGTCGGCCCGCGGACGGGGCTGCGGTGGGTCGATGATGAACGTGCCGTACAGGCCGCGGGCGATGTGCTCGGCGAGCGGCCCCACGTGGCAGTGGTACAGGTGGAGCCCGAACGGTTCCGCGTCGAATTCGTAGACGAAGTCGCCGCCGGGTTCGATCACCCCCCGGCCGACTCCTGGGACCCCGTCCATCTCGGCGGGGTGGATACCGTGGAAGTGCATCGTGTGTGGATGGGCGGAGGCGTTGACGATGCGCACCCGCAGTCGGTCGCCGGCCCGGCAGCGCAATGTCGGACCCGGCACCCGCCCGTTGAACGTCCATGCCGGGAACACCAGGCCGGGTGCGACCTCGATCTCGCGGTCCCTCGCGACGATCTCCCACTCACGCAACACGCGGCCATCCGCCAGCTTCGAGACCTTGCCGTAGTCGAAGTCCCGCAGGATCTTGCCCGGGTGGAACCCGTTGGCCGCGTGATCGACGCTGCCACCGCGGAAGGCCGGACCGTTCACTCCGCCACCATGAGCCGACGGGGTGTCATCGCCCGTATGTGGCGCAGGGCTCGGGTCCTCGCCCCGCGATCGCGCGGCCAGTGGTTGCGTGGGTATCGCGCCGAGAGCAACCCCAGCCCCGCCCAGCAGAAATCCCCGCCGAGACGCCCCGGGCATCAGGCGATCTCGCCATGGACGAGATCGGCCAGCATCGGCCCGAGCGCATGCTTGCGCGCGCCGACCTTCACCCACACCGGCCCTCCGAAAGGTTCGCGGCTCATCACCTCGAGCACCGCACCCGGTCGGATCCCCCGCTCGGCCAGGTACCGCAGAGCGTCGCTGTCGTCATCGGCGACCCGCTGCACCCGGAACCGGCTGCCCACCGCCACGCCGCTCAGCGGAGTGGCCCATGCCTCGACGTGCTGGCCGCTGCGTGGCGGGATCGGGTCGCCGTGCGGATCGTGCGTGGGATGTCCGAGCACACTGTCGATCCGGTCCTCAAGCCGCTCGCTGATCGCATGCTCCAGCACATCGGCCTCCGCATGGACCTCGTCCCAGGCCAGCCCCAGAACCTGCACGAGAAAGGTCTCGACCAGCCGGTGCCTGCGCGTCACCCCCGTGGCATGCCGTTCACCATGTGCCGTCAGCGTGACGGCATGGCCCGCGGAGCGGACGACCAGCTGGCTCGCCTCCAGCCGCTTCAACATCGCGGACACCGTCGGCGGAGCGACCCACAGCTGCTCGGCGAGCGCGGACGTGGTCACCGGCAGCTTGCGCCCGGCGAGTTTGAAGATCGTCCTGAGGTAGTCCTCGACCGCCGCGGTATGCGAGATCTCGCAACAACGGACCGGTCGAGCAGTTTGAGCCATCACACCACGATGTTAGCTTAATCTAACAACGATGAGCTGACCTGATGGAACTGGCGCGACGCGATCGAGTGACCGCGCCTGGATCTGAGACTTCGCGTCCACATCCACGCACAGCCCACAGGGCGCGTTCGGGTGGGTCGAGGTAGAGCCGACGACGTCGTAGAGTTTGTCCACGAAGTGCGGGTCGGTGGACGGCTTCCAGTGGTCGATCTTGTGCGGTTGGAGCTCGAATGCCCGTCAGATCCGCGACACCGCAGTTCGGCTCGGCCCGGCATGTGTGGCTATCATCCGCGTCGACCAGTGTGTCCCGTCGTCAGGCGGGGCCTGCTCCAAGGTGGCGGTCACGACCTGCTCGACCTGGGCGTCGGTGACCGTATGCGGCCGACCGGGCGCGGCTCGTCGGGCAACCCGGCCAGCCGGTCGGCGACGAACCGGGCCCGCCACTTGCCCACCATCTGCGCGGTCACCGAGAATCGAGCCGCTACCGCCTTGTTCGTCGCATCCTTCCGCGCACGCCAGCACGATCTTGGCGCGCAGCGCTAACGCTTGCGCACTCGTCGGTGCCGCGCGCACTGGTGCAGCGTCTCCCGTTCGTCCTCGCTGAGCACCAACTCCGCGGTCGGTCGAACCCGTCCTTGCTATCGACGAGGACGACCAGAATTTCTCTTGTGAATTAGCGACTCAGGAACACTTGGAGCTCGGCCATGGTGAGGTAGCCGCCGGGTCCCTCTATCCGGGAGCCGGACGAGCGGTGCCGCAGCCTGGCTGGCACGCGATTAGCTTCTGACGGTCGCCGCCGACAATCCGGGCTGCACCTGCTACGGTGGCAGACATCCACACGGGAGCCCGTTGCATCGGGCTGAGATGGGGCTGAAGCCGCCCTGACCGTCGAACCTGCTCCGGATAATGCCGGCGAAGGAAGTGAACGAACGTTTGCCACGCGTACACTTGATCACCGATTTCCCCACACTCGATCTGACCGCGCTCAACCAGGTCGTCGCGGTCGCCGGCACGGGAGTGGACGCGATCCAGGTCCGTGCCAAGCACGCGACCGATCGGGAGGTCGTCGCCTGGACACGCGCGGTCGTCGCGGCGGTGCGCCCTCTCGGGGCGCGGGTCCTGGTCAACGACCGGCTCGACGTCGCGCTCGCGGCGGGCGCCGACGGCGTCCACCTGGGACTGGACGACCTGCCCGTCGCTGCCGCCCGGGCACTCACCCCCGAGGGTTTCCTCATCGGGGCCACCTGCCGCGGGCACGAGCACGCGGTCCGAGCCAGGGCGGACGGCGCGGACTATGCCGGTGTGGGCCCGGTTCATGCCTCCACCACCAAGGACAGCCTGCCGGACCCGATCGGTCTGGACGCTCTTCGTGCGGCTGCCCGGGTGCTGCCCGCCATCGCCATCGGCGGGATAACCGCCGCTCGAGTGCCTGCGGTCATGCGGGCCGGTGCCCACGGAGTCGCCGTCGTCGCTGCGGTGTGGCGCGCGCAGGACCCACCGGGGGAAGCGAAGCGGATCGTCGACCTGGTCCGCGCCGCGTGAGCGGGCGCATCGCGGTACCGCGCGGTCTCGATGTGGTCGTCGTCGGGGGCGGCATCATTGGCCTGGCCTGCGCCGACGAGCTGATCCGAGCCGGTCACGACGTGCGCGTCTGCGACCCGGCGCCGGCCGGAGGTGCGACGTACGCTGCGGCCGGGATGCTCGCCCCCGCCGGCGAGGCCTGGTTCGGCGAAGAGCCGTTGTTCCGCCTGGGCCAGGAGTCGCTCGCCCGCTGGCCCGGGTTCGCCGCGTCCCTGGAGCAGCGCTCCGGCGTTCAGGTCGATCTGCGTACGACCGGGACGTTGCTCGTGGCCGGTGACTGTGACGACCTCGCGGAAGTACGCCGGACGTATGCCCTGCTCGACCGGGTCGGGGTCCGGGCCGAGGAGCTCGACCGGCGGAGCGTGCGATCCGCAGAGCCTACGGTCACCTCACGGGTGGCCGGAGGGGCCTTCCTCCCCGACGACCACCAGGTCAATCCGCGGCGGGTCGCCGAGGCGCTGCTGGAGGTGCTCGGCGACCGGGTCGTCCGGATGCACGCCGAGCCCGTCGACGACGGTGTGGTCCTGAGCGACGGGACCCGGCTGCGAGCGGACGTCGTGGTCCTGGCCACCGGGGCCGTCGGCATGCCGCGAGTGCGTCCCGTGCGCGGCGAGGTCGTGCGCGTGCGGACCCCTCACGCCCCGACCCGCGTGCTGCGCGCGCGTCTGCACGGGGAGCGGGTGTACGTTGTGCCGCGGCGCAGCGGTGAGGTCGTGATCGGGGCGACCGAGGAGGAGCATGGCGCCGCCGACGAGGCGCCGCTGCCGACCGTTGGAGGCGTCACCCGGCTGCTGGAGACCGCGCGGGCGCTTGTACCAGGCCTCGACACCGCCGAGCTGCTGGAGGTCGTCGCCCGGGACCGGCCGGGAAGTCCGGACAACGGCCCGCTCATCGGACCGGTCCCGGCCGCCGGCTCGACCCGCCGCCTGCTCGCGGGCGGCCACTACCGGGGTGGCGTGCTGCTGGCCCCGGTCACCGCGGCGGCGGTCCGCGCCCATATCGACGGGGCCGACGTACCCGACGTCGCCCGACCCTTCACCCCCGACCGTTTCGAGCCCAGAGAAGAGGACCCATGCAGGTGACCGTCAACGGACACTTCCGCGAGCTGCCCGAGGAGACCCGGCTCGCCGGCCTGGTGTCGGATCCGCGCGGGGTCGCCGTCGCCCTTAACGGTGCGGTGGTCCGCGCCGCCGACTGGCCCACGACCGTGCTGAGCGAGCATGACCGCATCGAGGTTGTCACCGCCCGGCAGGGCGGGTGAGGCTCCTGGAGGTCGCGGGTGTGCAGCTGACCAGCCGCCTGTGGCTGGGTACCGGCGGGCTGACCAGTGCGGAGATCGTCCGGCGGGTGGTCGAGGCTGCCGGGCCGGGTCTGGTGACGGTGTCGATGCGGCGTACCTCCGACCTGGGGGAGGGCGGGCTCCTGGCCACACTGCGTGAGCTGGGCGTACGGGTCCTGCCGAACACCGCCGGCTGCCTGAGCGCCCGGGAGGCGGTGCTGACCGCCGAGCTCGCCCGTGAGGCGCTCGGGACCGACTGGGTCAAGCTCGAGGTGATCGGTGACGAGGTGAGCCTGCTGCCCGACGTGGTCGAGCTGGTCGAGGCCGCAGCGACCC contains the following coding sequences:
- a CDS encoding methyltransferase domain-containing protein, producing MMRAVERSVCRSAGWGWLASRVILPRALAGVRPAGDVLEMGCGGGAMAAEMLAADPAITLTALDIDPSMVDATMRRLGPYGHRARAIEADCADLPFEAGSFDTVVSFLMLHHVGRWEDALGEVVRVLRPGGLLAGCDALDTRVARWFHQAQGARFRSAGHAELRRRLESLPLERIAIRTHLGGVIATFSARRAPGTGR
- a CDS encoding sigma-70 family RNA polymerase sigma factor, with protein sequence MLYQKYYAALLHYALRLSDGDRQHAEDVTQEALFRAWQHADALEADEALRWLYTVARNVAISMLHRGRRHRIIEVEFDQDGTNTSDDELERVLESWQVIEALKTLTDNHRAVLVELFYRRRSMVEAAEVLKVPVGTVKSRSHYALRALRDALSERGVITP
- a CDS encoding DDE-type integrase/transposase/recombinase, which translates into the protein MGCKKSSTSTARAADLVARDFTATAPNRRWVVDFTSCRLLEAGFVYVASAIDVFSRMIVGWRVSRTMRTDLPLDAPRLHQPRRHRGSCPTPTPATWPVHRAQLGGSADRNLPGVPRSQLWVAVIEGERVSPVRRSSRCPALV
- a CDS encoding ZIP family metal transporter, which translates into the protein MTAARTRGQLPAWILVVATLATVAVAMTALVLAGSRSLPERLGPPVERLTVERTVLSPGVIELVVRNTGPDPVQIAQISVNDTYVGFTGSTEPLSRLATDTVRLAYPWQDGQPYLVSVLTSSGAVVEHEIPAAAETPATGGGLLALMVLLGTYVGIIPVALGMAFLPALRRAGRSAVRVLLALTVGLLAFLAVDAAVEGLELAERSGGAFGGPVLVLLGAGLAFLALTAVDRFLRSRSRRRAGDSPDGWRLALMIAIGIGLHNLGEGLAIGSAYAVGELALGTALVVGFALHNTTEGLAVVAPLTRQRPSLLRLLFLGLLAGAPAIVGAVVGAAVDNTALASLLFGVGVGAIVQVVIQIAPSLRNHAGKIIDPAIAGGLAAGLLIMYATGLLVAT
- a CDS encoding multicopper oxidase domain-containing protein; amino-acid sequence: MPGASRRGFLLGGAGVALGAIPTQPLAARSRGEDPSPAPHTGDDTPSAHGGGVNGPAFRGGSVDHAANGFHPGKILRDFDYGKVSKLADGRVLREWEIVARDREIEVAPGLVFPAWTFNGRVPGPTLRCRAGDRLRVRIVNASAHPHTMHFHGIHPAEMDGVPGVGRGVIEPGGDFVYEFDAEPFGLHLYHCHVGPLAEHIARGLYGTFIIDPPQPRPRADELVMVMHGYNTTFDAQGNQLYAVNGIPFHYMHEPVRVKRGELVRIYLVNVLEYDPINSFHLHGNFFDYYPTGTRLEPSEFTDTVSQAQGQRGICEVRFPHPGKFMFHAHKTEFADLGWMGFFEVTG
- a CDS encoding metal-dependent transcriptional regulator produces the protein MAQTARPVRCCEISHTAAVEDYLRTIFKLAGRKLPVTTSALAEQLWVAPPTVSAMLKRLEASQLVVRSAGHAVTLTAHGERHATGVTRRHRLVETFLVQVLGLAWDEVHAEADVLEHAISERLEDRIDSVLGHPTHDPHGDPIPPRSGQHVEAWATPLSGVAVGSRFRVQRVADDDSDALRYLAERGIRPGAVLEVMSREPFGGPVWVKVGARKHALGPMLADLVHGEIA
- the thiE gene encoding thiamine phosphate synthase; translation: MPAKEVNERLPRVHLITDFPTLDLTALNQVVAVAGTGVDAIQVRAKHATDREVVAWTRAVVAAVRPLGARVLVNDRLDVALAAGADGVHLGLDDLPVAAARALTPEGFLIGATCRGHEHAVRARADGADYAGVGPVHASTTKDSLPDPIGLDALRAAARVLPAIAIGGITAARVPAVMRAGAHGVAVVAAVWRAQDPPGEAKRIVDLVRAA
- the thiO gene encoding glycine oxidase ThiO, encoding MSGRIAVPRGLDVVVVGGGIIGLACADELIRAGHDVRVCDPAPAGGATYAAAGMLAPAGEAWFGEEPLFRLGQESLARWPGFAASLEQRSGVQVDLRTTGTLLVAGDCDDLAEVRRTYALLDRVGVRAEELDRRSVRSAEPTVTSRVAGGAFLPDDHQVNPRRVAEALLEVLGDRVVRMHAEPVDDGVVLSDGTRLRADVVVLATGAVGMPRVRPVRGEVVRVRTPHAPTRVLRARLHGERVYVVPRRSGEVVIGATEEEHGAADEAPLPTVGGVTRLLETARALVPGLDTAELLEVVARDRPGSPDNGPLIGPVPAAGSTRRLLAGGHYRGGVLLAPVTAAAVRAHIDGADVPDVARPFTPDRFEPREEDPCR
- the thiS gene encoding sulfur carrier protein ThiS — encoded protein: MQVTVNGHFRELPEETRLAGLVSDPRGVAVALNGAVVRAADWPTTVLSEHDRIEVVTARQGG